In Catalinimonas alkaloidigena, a single genomic region encodes these proteins:
- a CDS encoding HTTM domain-containing protein, whose product MRTFFHRLQEPFPIAPLVVFRLVFGAMMLVSTVRFVWNGWVETQYLQPRFFFPFYGFAWVKPLPATGMYLVFGGMALAAVGMLLGWRYRLSSVAFFLLFTYTELIDKTNYLNHYYFVSLVSFLMIWLPAHRAFSLDVVRNPQLRRTHVPRWTVALLQLQLGLVYCYAGIAKLNRDWLFEALPLKIWLPVHMDFPVIGPLFRYGWVAFAFSWFGALYDLTVPFFLLFRRTRLWAYGAVIAFHVLTWLLFPIGMFPFIMIGMTLIFFSPRFHQLLLANLRRLGVRLRLVGQRPAGYLPRLYRPRATGALALMLGVYVVIQLLLPWRYLLYPGDLFWTEEGYRFSWRVMLMEKAGYVTFHITDPATGHVSEVYASDYLTPQQEKMMATQPDMMLQFAHFLHDEFQKRGIADPQVRAEAYVTLNGQGSRLFLDPTVDLAQERESFRHKRWILPYQATPHLSAHE is encoded by the coding sequence GTGCGTACTTTCTTTCACCGCCTTCAGGAGCCTTTTCCCATCGCGCCACTGGTCGTTTTCCGGCTGGTGTTCGGGGCAATGATGCTGGTGAGCACGGTGCGCTTCGTGTGGAACGGCTGGGTCGAGACGCAGTACCTCCAACCCCGATTTTTCTTCCCGTTTTACGGCTTTGCGTGGGTGAAGCCACTGCCCGCCACGGGCATGTACCTCGTGTTCGGTGGGATGGCGCTGGCGGCGGTGGGCATGTTGCTGGGGTGGCGCTACCGGCTGTCGAGTGTGGCGTTCTTTCTGCTCTTCACCTACACGGAACTGATCGACAAGACCAACTACCTCAACCATTATTATTTCGTCAGCCTCGTCAGTTTCCTGATGATCTGGTTGCCCGCCCACCGGGCCTTCTCGCTGGATGTGGTGCGCAACCCGCAACTCCGGCGGACGCACGTGCCGCGCTGGACGGTCGCGCTCCTGCAACTGCAACTGGGGTTGGTCTACTGCTACGCGGGCATCGCCAAGCTGAACCGCGACTGGCTCTTCGAGGCTCTGCCTCTGAAAATCTGGTTGCCGGTCCACATGGATTTTCCGGTGATCGGCCCGCTGTTCCGGTACGGCTGGGTGGCGTTTGCCTTCAGCTGGTTCGGGGCCCTTTACGACCTCACCGTTCCCTTCTTTCTTCTCTTCCGCCGGACGCGGCTGTGGGCGTACGGCGCGGTCATCGCCTTTCACGTCCTGACGTGGTTGTTGTTCCCCATCGGGATGTTTCCGTTCATCATGATCGGCATGACCCTGATTTTCTTTTCCCCGCGCTTTCACCAGCTTCTGTTGGCCAACCTGCGCCGTCTTGGCGTGCGCTTGCGGCTGGTCGGGCAACGTCCGGCGGGGTACTTGCCCCGCCTGTACCGACCGCGTGCCACGGGTGCGTTGGCGCTGATGCTGGGTGTGTACGTGGTGATACAACTGCTGCTGCCCTGGCGTTACCTGCTCTATCCGGGTGATCTGTTCTGGACGGAAGAAGGCTACCGCTTTTCGTGGCGCGTGATGCTGATGGAAAAGGCGGGCTACGTGACGTTCCACATCACCGATCCGGCAACCGGCCACGTGAGTGAGGTGTACGCCAGCGATTACCTGACGCCGCAACAGGAAAAGATGATGGCGACCCAACCCGACATGATGTTGCAATTCGCGCACTTTCTGCACGACGAATTCCAGAAGAGAGGCATTGCCGATCCGCAGGTGCGGGCCGAGGCCTATGTGACGCTGAACGGGCAGGGCAGTCGTCTGTTCCTCGACCCGACGGTAGACCTTGCGCAGGAGCGGGAGAGCTTCCGTCACAAGCGTTGGATTTTACCGTATCAGGCGACCCCCCATCTTTCTGCCCATGAGTAG
- a CDS encoding TonB-dependent receptor — MHSSVATDLNPSLRIRTLKSRRFQSYIAALVVTLFSFTAQAQSIQLRGQVNEAATGQPLPGVEVLLQGTGHRTFTDGQGMYRLTDLPSGTYTVVAFYVGLQSASQELELTSGTYTLDFSLHELGQTLDEVEVAGVRESFAGMRRLEAVEGAAIYEAKKNEVIEVQALTANLATNNSRQLYAKVPGLNIWESDGAGLQLGIGARGLDPNRTSNFNVRQNGYDISADALGYPESYYTPPAEAIERIEVVRGAASLQYGTQFGGLLNFVLRQGPDDRKLQVTTRQTGGSFGLFNSFNSVGGTVGKVNYYGFYQHKRRDGWRPNEGFTLDMAYGSVVYQATDRLSLTGQYTYMHYLAQQPGGLTDALYAQNPRQSIRSRNWFQVNWNLAALLLDYRITDRLKLNVRNFALLGGRDALGNLNRIDRVDDGSERNLFVDDFRNFGNETRLLYHYKLGAQPAVGLLGFRYYQGFTHRMQGNGDRGDGPTFQFLQPDNLENSDFDFPSQNVALFTEHVFNLTPHLSVTPGLRFEHIRTQSDGYYQDRVLVANPETGLAEDSTFQVPEQRDRRRSFVFAGLGVSFKQTPLLEWYGNFSQNYRAINFNDIRVVNPNQTVDPDIQDETGYNFDLGIRGTKNELFNYDVSLFYLRYNGRIGSILRTDDATYRIYRYRTNVADSRHIGLESFAELNLLKLLRPATAHRLNLFANLSFIDARYIATDEPSIKNRQVELVPPLNFKTGLSFQRGHFKAAYQLSYTAQQYSDATNARFTPSAVEGVIPAYSVMDLSASYRYRWVTLEGSLNNLLDRHYFTRRAAGYPGPGIIPSDGRSCYVTLQVQF, encoded by the coding sequence ATGCACTCATCCGTAGCGACGGATTTAAATCCGTCGCTACGGATCCGAACCCTAAAATCCAGGCGTTTTCAATCTTATATCGCGGCACTTGTAGTAACGCTGTTTTCTTTTACCGCGCAGGCCCAATCCATTCAGCTCCGGGGGCAGGTGAACGAAGCGGCGACCGGCCAGCCGCTGCCGGGTGTGGAAGTACTGTTGCAGGGCACCGGCCACCGCACCTTTACCGATGGGCAGGGGATGTACCGCCTGACCGATCTGCCATCGGGGACCTATACCGTCGTCGCCTTTTACGTCGGATTGCAAAGCGCATCACAGGAACTCGAACTCACGTCGGGAACCTATACGCTCGATTTCTCGCTGCACGAACTCGGGCAGACGCTCGACGAAGTGGAAGTGGCGGGCGTGCGGGAAAGCTTTGCGGGCATGCGGCGACTCGAAGCGGTGGAAGGAGCGGCCATCTACGAAGCGAAGAAGAACGAGGTGATCGAGGTGCAGGCCCTGACCGCTAACCTCGCGACCAACAACAGCCGCCAGCTCTACGCGAAGGTGCCGGGCCTCAACATCTGGGAGAGCGACGGCGCGGGGCTGCAACTCGGGATCGGGGCGCGGGGGCTGGACCCGAACCGGACGTCGAATTTCAACGTGCGGCAGAACGGTTACGACATCAGTGCCGACGCGCTGGGTTATCCCGAGAGCTATTATACGCCCCCAGCCGAGGCCATCGAACGGATCGAGGTGGTGCGGGGGGCAGCTTCGTTGCAGTACGGGACGCAGTTCGGCGGGCTCCTCAACTTTGTGTTGCGGCAAGGTCCGGACGACCGGAAACTTCAGGTGACCACCCGGCAGACGGGGGGCTCGTTCGGGCTGTTCAATTCGTTCAACAGCGTGGGCGGAACGGTCGGGAAAGTCAACTACTACGGATTTTACCAGCACAAGCGCCGCGACGGCTGGCGTCCTAACGAAGGCTTCACGCTCGACATGGCCTACGGGTCGGTAGTGTATCAGGCGACGGATCGGCTGTCGCTGACCGGCCAATACACCTACATGCACTACCTCGCGCAGCAACCGGGCGGCCTGACCGACGCACTCTACGCCCAAAATCCCCGGCAGTCGATTCGGAGCCGGAACTGGTTTCAGGTGAACTGGAACCTGGCGGCACTGTTGCTCGACTACCGGATCACAGACCGCCTCAAACTGAACGTACGGAACTTTGCGCTGCTGGGCGGACGGGATGCGCTGGGCAACCTGAACCGGATCGACCGGGTCGACGACGGCAGCGAGCGGAACCTGTTCGTGGACGATTTTCGGAACTTCGGGAACGAGACACGCCTTCTTTACCACTACAAGCTCGGGGCGCAACCGGCCGTAGGATTGCTGGGCTTCCGGTACTACCAGGGCTTTACGCACCGCATGCAGGGGAACGGCGACCGCGGCGATGGCCCCACCTTTCAATTTCTCCAGCCCGACAACCTCGAAAACTCCGATTTCGATTTTCCGAGCCAGAACGTAGCGCTGTTTACCGAGCACGTCTTCAACCTGACGCCCCACCTGAGCGTGACGCCGGGTCTGCGCTTCGAGCACATCCGCACGCAGTCGGACGGCTACTATCAGGATCGGGTGCTGGTGGCGAATCCGGAGACGGGCCTCGCCGAAGATTCGACCTTCCAGGTGCCGGAACAGCGCGACCGCCGCCGCTCGTTTGTCTTCGCGGGCTTGGGCGTCAGCTTCAAACAGACGCCTTTGCTGGAATGGTACGGCAACTTCTCGCAGAACTACCGCGCCATCAACTTCAACGACATCCGCGTGGTGAACCCCAATCAGACGGTCGATCCCGACATCCAGGACGAGACGGGCTACAACTTCGATCTGGGCATCCGGGGCACGAAAAACGAGCTGTTCAACTACGACGTCAGCCTGTTTTACCTGCGCTACAACGGCCGCATCGGCTCCATCCTCCGTACTGACGACGCCACCTACCGCATTTACCGCTATCGCACCAACGTCGCCGACTCACGTCACATCGGGCTGGAAAGCTTCGCCGAACTCAACTTGCTCAAACTTCTGCGTCCCGCCACCGCGCACCGTCTGAACCTGTTTGCGAACCTGTCGTTTATCGATGCGCGCTACATCGCGACCGACGAGCCTTCCATCAAAAACCGGCAGGTCGAACTCGTACCGCCGCTCAATTTTAAAACGGGACTGTCGTTCCAGCGCGGCCACTTCAAAGCGGCGTATCAATTATCCTATACCGCGCAACAGTACAGCGACGCGACCAACGCCCGCTTTACTCCCTCTGCCGTTGAGGGCGTCATCCCCGCTTATTCCGTGATGGACCTGTCGGCCAGCTACCGTTACCGATGGGTTACGCTGGAAGGCAGCCTCAACAACCTCCTCGACCGGCACTACTTCACCCGCCGCGCGGCCGGCTACCCCGGCCCCGGCATCATCCCCTCCGACGGTCGCAGTTGCTACGTAACCTTGCAGGTGCAGTTTTGA